The Diospyros lotus cultivar Yz01 chromosome 11, ASM1463336v1, whole genome shotgun sequence region TAGTGGGTTCGAGGCGTCACATTACGCTTCCTTAAAGCACCACCAGAAGTCTTCTATGACTCTGGTTAACATCAAGCAAAACCAATGTGAGTCCCTAAGGGATTTCGTGGCTAGGTTTAATGAAGAGGCATTGAGCATTGACAAGTTTGATCAACGAATTGCAATGGTGGCTTTCAAGAATGGCTTGAGGGTTGGGTCATTCGCTCAGTCCTTGGCCAAGACTTCACCTGGTACCTTCACAGAAGTCCTTGCCCGGGCCAACAAGTACATCAACGCTGACGAGATGATGAAGGTAAAGCGGGCTGAACAACTTGAcaggaaggaaagagaaaaagagaagaaaaagccaATGGTGGAATATAAGATGGACTATCACCCCTCTCGAACCCAAGATCGCCTGGGTTTTGGGGGTGCCCGTGGCAACCCGATGAATTATATTCCCATCAATGCTAGTCGAGCAGAGATTCTACTGGCATTAGAGGATAAGAATTATTTGTGGCATCCTCCCCCGCTGaggtctccacccaacactcgaagcaaaAATAAGTATTGCCGATTCCATCGTGACCACGGCCATGATACAGAGGACTGCatccagttaaaagaagagattcaagAGCTTATAAACCGGGGTTACCTCCGAGATTTTGTTGGCCAAGAAGGCATGAGTTCGGGTAGAGTTGATTCCAAGTCAAAGAATAGGAAAAGGTCTCCTACTCGTGATTGCTTCCGAGAGCGAAGTCGAACACTGCCCTAGAGAGAAGGAAAACAACCCACTGGGGATGGAAGACATAAGTTTATCTTGTACACGTTGGTAGCGGGAATGGTTCCCGGGCCTCAAGATAATTTGTTGGGGGTCCAAAGTAGGTTAGACTCCATCACTCTCAAGAATGTGGTAAAGGAGAATGTGGTCATCACTTTCTCCGAAGAGGATCTTCAGAACTATCCTAACTACTCAAACCCCCTAGTGATCGCTGCTCAAGTAGGAGAGTGGGAGATGAGGCGAATCCTCGTGGATCTGGGTAGCTTTTTGGAGATTCTCTACAAAAggacattcctagggatggggttcACGTTCTATCAGCTGAGGCCAGTTTGAGTCCCATTGGTTGGTTTTGATGGAATGGTGATTCATTCGGAGGGGTTGATCCGACTGCCCCTGACGGTCGGTAGTGGCGCTCGCAAGTCCCAGGTACCGATATGCCCTCAGCATACAATATGATCCTTGGTAGGTTTGGGCTTAGTGCTCTGAGGGCAGTACTGAGCACCTAtcacatggtgttgaaattccTTACTTTGGGTGGGATTGGCAAGGTAAAAGGAGACTAACGGTAGGTTAGGGAATGTTACGTGGCCTCATTGAATGCCACTATGGCCAAGGGGTTAGAGACAGACTCAAAACCGAATTAGAATGTTTTTCCTCAAGCCGGTCAGCACCAGATAGAGCGGGAACAGACATGAGCCCCAAGTATAGGAGAAGATCAGCAGCTGGTAAGGGAGGTGGGATAGAGTTTTAATGCCCTTCTTGTACTACGATGGTTCGATGTGAGTCATCCTTGGGACACGAATAAATTAACTCCGAATTGGGAAGAATCGTACTAGGTGGTGGAGTCCTTAAATCCGGGGGTATATCGACTAGAATACATGGAAGGCAAGCCTTTGAAGCATACCTGGAATGTgcaaaacttaaggaagttttatcaatAAGTGGAATTCCTTgaacctctttgtactcttttttacgactaatggcaaaACTTTAGATTCTCTCCACCAAATAGTAATCTCACAAAGGCCGACACTTAGCCAAAGgaaaattcaagggtcaagagccctacGCCGTCCCCAAGACGAGGGTGGATTAATGGCCAGAAAAAAATCAACACCCTCTTcagcgagggagtggctaaaatctaaGGGTCAATAGCCCTAGACCATCCCCCAAGACAAAGGTGGACAAATGGCCAGAAGAAAATCAACACCCTCTTCAGCGAGAGAGTGGCTAAAATCTAAGAGTcaagagccctaggccgtccctaAGTCGTGGACTAATGGTTGGAAGAAATTCAACACCCTTCTTCACGAAGAAGTggcaaaaatccaagggtcaagagccctaaACCGTCCTCAAATTAAAGAAAGGCaaaggtgtaataccccatgttcgtatgaggttaccacgtaatttcgataagtttagaatactgaaaaattgatttgatagcagttataagtaccgaatcggctGCAAGGAAtacctcggagtgaaattgtctaagaaaaatgacatgGTTTCGACGAGCattttgagataggatttatggtatcgaaagaaatcgaatcaggaacagttttcggtatagctaaaatgcagctaccATTTAGGCTATAGAACCGAATCGTTataggaggctcccgaaaaatcaacggaaccctagagggctccgattttgcgtaaggatcaacccttcagtggtttcgggatcgAACGATaacccggtgaggacactggggaaAAATCGACATTTTCGAGTTACTTTGAAGTTATTAGTTTTGCATTTTCGGTAtggtaatgcaaattaatttgaggtttaagggcatagttgcaataaaaGAGTCTCCCAAGtgataatatgataaaattggggATTAATGTGCAATTTTCTATATACATTAATGTGATAtatagtaaaatatatatataattatatgtatttGTGGGCGTGCGTGGAGGCCATATCCTGCAATTCCAGCCATGCTCTGGAACTTAGCCCATGCTCTACAAATGCCACGCCATGCCTTGCAAGGTTTGGAGAAAGTTGCACGCAAAGAGGAAGCCTCAGGCAGTGAGGAGAGTCCACgtttgcctataaataacaagcaaatgaagaaggaaatgacAATGAGCCATGGGAGCTTCGGCTGAGAGAGAGGTAGTGAGGGATCGTAGgatcgagagaaagagagagatatgaaGCAAATGAGGGTTGAGAGCAATgtgagatggagagagagagagggggggcgAATTCGGCCATGGCAATGAGCTGGAGAAgccatggctgcggccatggaAGCACCGTGAAGAACAGAGGGGCTGACGGAGCAGCAACGTGATGAGGAGGCTGGTGCGGTAGCGGCAATGGGATGGGAAGGGGTCGATGGTGTCGGAGGTAGCTAACAACGGCCAAGAGGTGGTCGGAAGGGGCAAACCCACGGTTATGGTAGCCATGGTCGCAAGCTCACTGAGCTGGGTGCGAGAAAATGGTGGCCGGCGCTAGCAGTTTCCAGCGAGGTCGGAGGCCAATGCTTGGCTGGCAGGAGGTGCCAGCAGTCGGCGAGGACGGCGGCAGCGCGTGGGCAGCAGCGGCGGGTGGAGGTTGGTTCGTGCAGGTGtagaggagaagagaagaagaagaagaagaaagaaaagaaaataggaaaaggatgggaaaaattttagaaaaattttgaaaaataggaaattatgtttcagtgatattctggagatttttgcaagaaaaatgCTTCGGCCACTCGTtttgaggatatgacacgcataccgaggaagttggagatgctaagttaaggtaagtaaaattctctagaaaattctaaaaattcaggaatattattttatgaattgttgtagtgaaatatttagtttggatttattgaggaaaaatagaaagaaatagagagaaaaataaagaaaatgcaaaaaattatgaaaaaatagattttaaagcttatttaaataaatatggtgattaggatactttgaggctaaagttgaagagacttgtggaaattttgaggtt contains the following coding sequences:
- the LOC127812798 gene encoding uncharacterized protein LOC127812798 — protein: MVAPSSGFEASHYASLKHHQKSSMTLVNIKQNQCESLRDFVARFNEEALSIDKFDQRIAMVAFKNGLRVGSFAQSLAKTSPGTFTEVLARANKYINADEMMKVKRAEQLDRKEREKEKKKPMVEYKMDYHPSRTQDRLGFGGARGNPMNYIPINASRAEILLALEDKNYLWHPPPLRSPPNTRSKNKYCRFHRDHGHDTEDCIQLKEEIQELINRGYLRDFVGQEGMSSGRVDSKSKNRKRSPTRDCFRERSRTLP